caaaaaacataccatttagcagtttataAAACGTGCATGCTGAAAACGAGAGAATTTTATTAGGTAGTATCAACGAAGTATATTGacaaactaataaataataatattaattaatcatcgtAGATCTTATCATTATTAGTACAAGTtagcaataaaatatatctatcatcactaattaatactaatttaaacttggtaaTTACCCATTAATGACTAAGCACGCtgattatcactaaacaatcgCCAATTATCACTATTAGCGAAGGTAGATGAGCTCATCCAACCATTTTGCCCGAATAAACTCATTCAGtatctttatataatattCTCTTCCTAGACCACCTTATCCAACTTCACCCATGAACCAAATCCATACCAACTTAAATtacctttgtttcttttctttttctttcttatccCTTCAATACAAAGGAGGGCCCACAATCTAGCGATGCTACATATATAGGTTTTGTTTCGCACATCTCCAAATGCCCGATCCATAAGGAATCTAGAGTTTATATGTTCAATTACAGtggtttaaaaatatatttcatcgTAATAGAAACATCCAAATGTTATCAATATAATCCCAGCTTTTAGATCATGGGATTTTTAAACTAAGAATACACAgttctgaaaaagaaaatcgcACATTTGAAGTTGTGCCAAGTAGAGCCAGTTTACAATTATTGTCTTCTGTgaactgtttttttaaaaaaatctttaagtACTATTTAAATGGTATAAAAAACAAGTGAACATTTACTTTAAACAATAGATGTCTTGGTTATCTTTTGTCTTACCTTCTACTATGCAACTAGTTACTCATTAGTGAGCAAAATCTATTGAGACACATGTATAGATGGTAATGGATCCTTCATTTTATTaggatataaaaattaacagataaaCTTAAACATAgctaggttaaaattttattgaattttgagctagaaatatataaatattgagTTAAGTTACGAAAGGATCAATTGAACAAGGTATACCATTAATAAATTTCCTGAAGAGATTATCTTAAAGTACATATCAGGCActacctccattccaaaatataagatttcTAAGTTCTTTGGCAAAAACTAAGGTTGAGGAAAAATATCCtcttttagtcacttcagtggtcaagaattttgaattgcCTATATTCCCTTCCCAAACATCTAATTGCTTGAAAATGCATGGATTTCCATGCGTTGGAATTAGTGCCtcagaaatgcttatattgtggtacATTGAGTCCTAGAAATTCTtaaattttggaatggagggagtagtaacaTGTTCTTGTAGACAGTAGAACTACAAATATAGATCCCATTGTGTAGTGTTTATGATACATGATACTTTTAAATGCACATTTTTTACACATCTTGGTAGGCTCATCAACACACAACTTAACTAGATGAATAAAAGCTGCTTCTGACTACTAGCCAAAATTTCAACAGATAGGCAACAATGGGTATTAGTCACAATGCTTCCTTATAGACATTCCCTAAACTGTCAACATGATTCAGCATGCTACTTGATCTACAggtttatttttatgactttGCTGGTTGTTTGTGTCAATTCAATTCCGAGCAGGTTCTCATGTAGAACTGATGAAGAAACCTGAAGGTGCTTATGCTCAGCTAATCCACCTCCAAGGGACTCAACAGGAAGCTGAAGCCCCTAATGACGACCCTGACATGATAATACGAAGCGGTTCGGGTTCTAggtctataaatataaaaccaaGAAGCCAAAGTACCTCATTTAGGAGATCATCAATTACCAAAGGCTCTTTTGGGCATAGTGGTAGGCATCCTATTCCTGCTCCCCTTGACTTTTCAGATCCCATGGAATTCGAGGATGATCTGGGCAAGGAGATTACAGACAAAGTGTCTAGTGGCCAGAAGAAAGCTTCAATCAGTCGGCTATTCTATCTGAACAAACCGGAAGCTTTCGTTCTTGCACTTGGTTCTGTAACTGCTGCAATGCATGGACTCGTATTTCCAGCATTTGGTATATTGATTTCAAGTGCAATAAAGACCTTTTATGAGCCACCATCAGAACTGCTGAAGGATTTCAGGTTCTGGGCAAGCATGTTTGTTGTCATGGGAGCTTCCGCATTTGTTCTGATTCCAACCGAGTACTTCCTCTTTGGATTAGCAGGTGGGAAGCTTGTGGAACGTATACGTTCACTGACATTCCAAAGTGTCATGCACCAGGAGATCAACTGGTTTGACAAACCTGAACACTCTAGGTGTGCATATAATCTCTCTCATCATAATTTTCTACCTTTTGTCCTTGAATTTATTGTGTCAAAATTCCATGTTCCAATACTGAAACCAATGTCATGGGTAATACTCTCAATTACTTGAACCAACTGAACAACACACGtaatttaaaaacattgaCCAAATATTTTGGcatgtattatttttcttactaATATTTCATAGTCGTATGTCTCGTATTTTCCCAATTAAGAATTTTAacattataaaactatatttataactcATGAGTTTCCCTGAAACATAGACTAGTTTCCACTGGGATGTGGTGCgaaaattgtttttcataAACAAGGGCCGACAGAAAAAGACAAGTGCATTTTGATGAACAGTACATATGCTCGTTAGCATCTGCTCACAAATTTGGTATGTGCTAAATTAATTCAAGTGGATTGATGCATACATAGGAACATGTATTATCACCTTCACCAAACGTGCATCCAGATTGATGCAGGCATTCAGAATTCAAACTTCCATCCCATGTTCAATTCCTTGAAATTTCCTTGCATAAATCTCAAAGTGCTtttcgatggttaagatggCATATGTAATAAACGTGTGGTTTTAGATCCCccagattttatatattaaggaAAGAGCTGTACTCGTCAGCTAGCACTGTCTTTCTACTGTTGTTCTCACTCCACAAATCTCAACATTTGTTGTAGTGGATCAATTGGTGCAAGGCTATCTGTTGATGCTCTGAATGTGAAGCGCCTTGTCGGGGACAATTTGGCACTTAATGTACAGACTTTATCAACCATCATATCAGGTTTTGCAATTGCAATGGTGGCAAACTGGAAGCTGGCATTGATTATAACAGTGGTAGTTCCTTTGGTGGGCTTCCAAGCCTATGCTCAAATGAAGTTCCTAAAAGGTTTCAATAAAACCGCAAAGGTACATACAATTGACTAACCATGACCATTTTTTTCTGCACGTGCATTATCATGCAATAAGCTCttcaattttattgttttgtggGATGCATCATGCAGCTAAAGTATGAAGAGGCAAGTCAAATAGCAACTGATGCAGTCGGAGGCATCAGAACTGTAGCTTCGTTTTGTGCTGAACAGAAGGTGATGGAAGCCTATGCGAAGAAATGTGAATCTCCAGTAAGGCAAGGAATAAGGGAAGGTGTTGTTGGTGGCTTGGGATTTGGCTTCTCCTTCCTTGTGTTCTACTTCACTTATGCTCTCTGCTTCTATGTTGGAGCAAAGTTTGTTCAGCAAGGAGTAGCAACGTTTCCTGATGTGTTTAGGGTGAGTAAACTTTCTTGTCCATTTTTGCTTAGCATTGACATTTCAATCTTCTAGTCAACTCTTTACCAGTGGTTGTCACTTGTCAGGTCTTCTTTGTATTAGTTCTGGCTACCAGTGGAATCTCGCGTACAAGTGCAATAGGCGCAGACAGCACCAAGGCTAATGAATCGGCGGTCTCCATCTTCGAAATCCTCGACCGTAAATCGAAGATTGATTCCAGCAGCGAGGAGGGCGTGGTTGTTGCAAGTGTGAGGGGTGACATTGAGTTTCAAAACGTGTGCTTCAGTTACCCACTACGcccaaatattcaaatattcaaAGATCTCTCCTTGAGCATCCCCTCTGGAAAGGTTGGTTTCAATCTGATCCGAGAAAtgaatatatttagtttattaaCACATTGCTATCTAGTGCTGAGCATTCCCAGAAGTACATTATCCCATCGTATATCATGAAAGTAGAGGATGATTGGTAAAAATTGAGATTCAAcaaaacatctatctcattatatcaggagagagagaaacccTATATTTGAATATTCTTTCTCCATTCTCTAAAGAGATACgaaggatgtcatatatggatgatttgctggagtaaaaaagatatgaaagataagactattttagataatcatccaaagatatgaaaataaagatatgaatgaataaatttttagataagtCATGGGCGATGATCTTAACCAGATGAAAACTGTCGTTTCTTTCAGACTG
This is a stretch of genomic DNA from Oryza brachyantha chromosome 1, ObraRS2, whole genome shotgun sequence. It encodes these proteins:
- the LOC107303480 gene encoding ABC transporter B family member 11-like, encoding MKKPEGAYAQLIHLQGTQQEAEAPNDDPDMIIRSGSGSRSINIKPRSQSTSFRRSSITKGSFGHSGRHPIPAPLDFSDPMEFEDDLGKEITDKVSSGQKKASISRLFYLNKPEAFVLALGSVTAAMHGLVFPAFGILISSAIKTFYEPPSELLKDFRFWASMFVVMGASAFVLIPTEYFLFGLAGGKLVERIRSLTFQSVMHQEINWFDKPEHSSGSIGARLSVDALNVKRLVGDNLALNVQTLSTIISGFAIAMVANWKLALIITVVVPLVGFQAYAQMKFLKGFNKTAKLKYEEASQIATDAVGGIRTVASFCAEQKVMEAYAKKCESPVRQGIREGVVGGLGFGFSFLVFYFTYALCFYVGAKFVQQGVATFPDVFRVFFVLVLATSGISRTSAIGADSTKANESAVSIFEILDRKSKIDSSSEEGVVVASVRGDIEFQNVCFSYPLRPNIQIFKDLSLSIPSGKTVALVGESGSGKSTVIALLERFYDPDSGKILFDGVDLKTLRVGWLRLQMGLVAQEPVLFNDTIRANIAYGKQGEGSEAAEEEIRAAAETANAHQFISALPDGYDTVVGERGVQLSGGQKQRVAIARAIVKDPRVLLLDEATSALDAESERVVQEALDRVMVGRTTVVVAHRLSTVRGADVIAVLGNGAVAEKGRHDELMRIKDGAYASLVELSSSSM